In Spirochaetaceae bacterium, a single window of DNA contains:
- the rfbC gene encoding dTDP-4-dehydrorhamnose 3,5-epimerase, producing the protein MNVVNINEDGALKLIKNIQHLDERGLFAELYRANTFAHIGIIDTFVQDNYAQSYKNVLRGLHYQLPPYAQSKLIFLLAGHIFDAAIDLRADSFYYGKVYSVYLQPGEAIYVPAGFAHGYAALEDAIIYYKCGNYYNPEAEAGIYYNDPALAINWPLSRPIVSAKDKAWPLLKKQ; encoded by the coding sequence ATGAACGTTGTCAATATTAATGAAGATGGCGCCTTAAAGTTAATAAAAAATATACAGCACCTCGATGAGCGTGGTTTGTTTGCTGAATTATACCGTGCTAATACCTTTGCTCATATCGGCATAATTGATACCTTTGTACAGGATAATTATGCCCAAAGCTACAAAAATGTTCTACGAGGTTTGCATTACCAATTGCCGCCTTATGCCCAAAGTAAATTAATTTTTTTACTGGCCGGTCATATCTTTGATGCGGCGATAGATTTAAGGGCCGATAGTTTTTATTACGGTAAAGTTTATAGCGTTTATTTGCAGCCCGGCGAAGCTATTTATGTGCCGGCCGGTTTTGCGCATGGTTATGCGGCTTTAGAAGATGCCATAATTTATTATAAGTGCGGCAATTACTATAACCCCGAAGCAGAGGCCGGCATTTACTACAACGACCCGGCTTTGGCTATTAATTGGCCGCTAAGCCGGCCGATAGTTAGCGCTAAGGATAAAGCTTGGCCGCTTTTAAAAAAGCAGTAA
- a CDS encoding PilZ domain-containing protein, translating to MVKNYKAVGIVDFEKKFLSEQTKELANLPYSCHQLQHRNDVFSFFIDQQEATFALIISGSLDEISAVASALYKLNPALPVIYWQNEEVARKLSIKNANTLEDITHVLEEAKGVLRTFKRVDWPLELRISRKNGRKNIEAKILNISAGGAYLTCAASESFEQNEMVSLFVKFNTPESKFQFYVDVKILRVKEGNDEKELAVEFINVSLATHSMIDEIINMQIKYNLGT from the coding sequence ACCAAAGAGTTAGCTAATTTACCTTATAGCTGCCATCAGTTGCAGCACCGTAACGATGTTTTTAGTTTTTTTATCGACCAGCAAGAGGCCACCTTTGCTTTAATAATTTCCGGCAGCCTCGATGAAATTAGCGCCGTAGCTTCGGCTTTGTATAAACTAAACCCGGCCTTACCGGTAATTTATTGGCAAAACGAAGAGGTAGCGCGTAAACTTAGCATTAAAAACGCCAACACCCTTGAGGATATAACCCATGTTTTAGAGGAAGCTAAAGGGGTTTTACGTACCTTTAAGCGGGTTGATTGGCCGCTGGAGCTGCGTATATCACGTAAGAACGGCCGTAAAAATATCGAGGCTAAAATATTAAATATTTCGGCCGGCGGGGCCTATTTAACTTGTGCGGCCAGCGAGAGTTTTGAGCAAAACGAAATGGTGTCGTTATTTGTAAAATTTAATACGCCGGAAAGTAAATTTCAATTTTATGTAGATGTTAAAATTTTGCGTGTAAAAGAAGGTAACGACGAAAAAGAACTAGCCGTAGAATTTATCAATGTTTCGTTGGCTACGCATTCGATGATAGACGAAATAATTAATATGCAAATTAAATATAATTTGGGGACTTAA